In Dyadobacter subterraneus, a single genomic region encodes these proteins:
- a CDS encoding response regulator transcription factor gives MITIALVDKHPVMRIGLNALLKDNFNDILILESSCMTSFLKTNAKSDVTILGINPDSNAGNLRFLNNLDNKDAFGPIIVYDEEPRPYLAISFLKAGVMGYLSKQNDESELIECITDVLIGNRYLCKEILGTNRDVSAFEKTTRLKENSNLTFHEYEIAQYICQGVNISEIAQIFDRKTSTISTIKMRILKKLKVNNVLELRNLMLVNETGTCS, from the coding sequence ATGATAACTATTGCCCTCGTGGATAAACATCCGGTTATGCGTATCGGCCTGAATGCTTTACTCAAGGATAACTTCAATGATATATTGATCCTGGAATCATCCTGCATGACCTCTTTTCTGAAAACCAATGCAAAAAGTGACGTGACAATTCTTGGAATTAATCCTGATTCCAACGCCGGAAATCTTCGTTTTCTGAACAATCTAGATAATAAAGATGCATTTGGACCAATCATTGTGTACGACGAAGAGCCCCGCCCCTACCTGGCAATTTCATTTTTGAAGGCTGGTGTTATGGGCTATCTTTCCAAACAAAATGACGAATCAGAATTGATCGAATGCATTACGGATGTATTGATTGGAAACCGGTATTTGTGCAAAGAAATTTTGGGCACAAACCGTGATGTGTCCGCCTTTGAAAAAACGACCAGGTTAAAGGAAAACAGCAATCTCACTTTCCATGAATATGAAATAGCCCAATATATTTGTCAGGGTGTAAATATTTCTGAAATCGCACAAATCTTTGACAGAAAAACGTCCACGATCAGTACTATTAAAATGAGAATCCTCAAAAAACTGAAAGTGAATAATGTTCTGGAACTGCGCAACCTTATGCTGGTTAATGAGACAGGAACATGCAGCTGA
- a CDS encoding beta-L-arabinofuranosidase domain-containing protein, translating to MSSQTTKKYTLALFLSGFSIFAFGQMPKKHIQNANYVNSRAPLRQNTYLELPLGSIKPQGWLKEMLVRQKNGATGNLDSLYPLVMNQRNGWLGGDGDQWERGPYWIDGLLPLAYILDDKDLIAKTKPWVEWAINSRQPDGYFGPSKDYESEAGLQRDNSRDWWPKMVMLKILKQYYSATGDQRVITLMTEYFKYQLKELPKNPLDHWTYWAKFRAGDNLMVVYWLYNITGDKFLLDLGDLLHKQTFDYTNAFLNTNLLSTSGSIHCVNLAQGIKEPVVYYQHHPEQKYLDATKKGFQDLRKFNGLAHGLYGGDEALHGNNPTQGSELCSAVEMMFSLESTLEITGDVDYADKIEKIAFNALPVQVTDDYMGRQYFQQANQVMATRLMRNFADNHGGTDLCYGLLTGYPCCTSNMHQGWPKFTQNLWYATADQGVAALVYSPSEVKMKVANGTEISFKEETNYPFEENIRFTLTTDEKVKALSFPFHLRIPAWCKTGVIKVNGKIIQESKGQQIVRINRQWKSGDVVELSLPMHIFQNEWFENSISVERGPITYALKIGEESKNIVNEKDPVDYGKSYMEIRPTTPWNFGIFKVPEEKLDDLFKIEKTGVTTNYPWNLENAPLIMRSKARRIPSWKLYNEMAGPIPFSKIYNMENSPEEEDIILVPYGCTKLRISQFPVINRTKNR from the coding sequence ATGAGTTCGCAAACGACAAAAAAATATACGCTGGCACTTTTCCTATCCGGTTTTTCCATTTTTGCTTTTGGGCAAATGCCAAAAAAACATATTCAAAACGCGAACTATGTAAACAGCCGTGCTCCCTTGCGTCAGAATACGTATCTGGAATTGCCTTTGGGTTCAATTAAACCGCAAGGCTGGCTTAAAGAAATGCTTGTGCGCCAAAAAAATGGTGCAACGGGAAATCTCGATAGCCTATATCCGCTTGTCATGAACCAGAGAAATGGCTGGCTTGGAGGCGATGGCGATCAATGGGAACGTGGCCCATACTGGATCGACGGACTTTTGCCGCTGGCGTATATTCTTGACGATAAAGATTTGATTGCCAAAACAAAACCCTGGGTAGAATGGGCCATAAACAGCCGTCAGCCGGATGGATATTTTGGGCCATCTAAGGATTACGAAAGCGAAGCAGGATTGCAAAGAGATAACAGTCGTGACTGGTGGCCGAAAATGGTTATGCTGAAAATCTTAAAACAGTATTATTCCGCGACGGGCGATCAGCGGGTTATTACTTTGATGACGGAATATTTCAAATATCAACTCAAAGAACTTCCAAAAAATCCGCTTGACCACTGGACTTATTGGGCCAAATTCAGAGCCGGAGATAATCTGATGGTCGTGTACTGGCTGTACAATATTACAGGTGATAAATTTTTACTTGATCTTGGTGACCTTCTTCATAAACAGACTTTTGATTATACAAATGCATTTTTAAACACCAATCTTCTATCGACATCGGGAAGCATTCATTGCGTAAATCTGGCGCAGGGAATCAAGGAGCCGGTAGTCTATTATCAGCATCATCCGGAACAAAAATATCTGGATGCAACAAAAAAGGGTTTTCAGGATTTGCGAAAATTTAACGGTCTGGCGCACGGTTTGTACGGCGGCGACGAAGCCTTACATGGTAATAATCCAACACAGGGATCTGAATTATGCAGCGCAGTTGAAATGATGTTTTCCCTGGAAAGCACGCTGGAAATTACAGGAGATGTTGACTATGCGGATAAAATTGAAAAAATCGCTTTCAACGCATTGCCAGTGCAGGTAACAGACGATTACATGGGCAGACAATATTTTCAGCAGGCCAACCAGGTTATGGCAACACGTCTGATGCGGAATTTTGCTGATAATCATGGAGGAACGGATCTCTGTTACGGATTGCTAACGGGTTATCCGTGCTGTACTTCAAACATGCATCAGGGCTGGCCAAAATTCACACAAAATTTATGGTACGCTACGGCAGATCAGGGTGTTGCTGCTTTGGTTTATTCTCCCAGCGAGGTAAAAATGAAGGTCGCGAATGGAACGGAAATATCATTTAAAGAAGAAACAAATTATCCGTTTGAAGAAAATATCAGATTCACTTTAACGACTGATGAAAAAGTAAAAGCACTTTCTTTTCCCTTTCACCTGCGTATTCCCGCATGGTGTAAAACGGGCGTAATTAAAGTGAATGGTAAGATCATTCAGGAAAGCAAAGGACAGCAAATTGTAAGAATTAACCGTCAATGGAAGTCTGGTGATGTGGTAGAATTATCGTTGCCCATGCATATTTTCCAGAACGAGTGGTTTGAAAATTCTATCTCCGTTGAACGCGGCCCGATTACTTATGCATTAAAAATCGGTGAGGAAAGTAAAAATATTGTGAATGAAAAAGATCCGGTGGATTATGGTAAATCTTACATGGAAATCCGTCCCACTACACCTTGGAATTTTGGAATTTTCAAAGTCCCGGAAGAAAAACTGGATGATCTTTTTAAGATTGAAAAAACTGGTGTAACGACAAATTATCCATGGAATCTTGAAAATGCGCCACTAATTATGAGATCAAAAGCAAGGCGGATTCCATCATGGAAACTATACAACGAAATGGCCGGCCCGATTCCCTTCAGCAAGATTTACAATATGGAAAACAGCCCCGAAGAGGAAGATATAATTCTTGTTCCCTATGGCTGTACCAAACTGCGAATTTCTCAATTTCCTGTTATAAATCGGACGAAAAACAGGTAA
- a CDS encoding cupin domain-containing protein codes for MAFINFNSGKVVQIWDGISGTLAHTENSTFGYFTIQNGTDLPEHSHIHEQCCHVLEGELEFNINGEIQLLTKGMAAFIPSMAPHSAKALTECKVIDCFTPVREDFVALEKQQS; via the coding sequence ATGGCATTTATAAATTTCAATTCGGGTAAAGTTGTGCAGATATGGGATGGCATTTCCGGTACGCTGGCACATACGGAGAACTCGACTTTTGGCTATTTTACAATTCAAAACGGTACAGATTTACCGGAGCACAGTCATATTCACGAACAGTGCTGCCACGTTCTGGAAGGTGAGCTTGAATTCAATATTAACGGAGAAATACAATTACTGACAAAAGGTATGGCGGCGTTCATACCATCAATGGCACCGCATTCAGCCAAAGCTTTAACTGAATGTAAGGTAATTGACTGCTTCACCCCGGTTCGTGAAGATTTTGTAGCATTAGAAAAACAACAGTCCTGA